The Methylothermaceae bacteria B42 genome includes a window with the following:
- a CDS encoding FMN reductase, with translation MNNDIIFQPLAFRHLTVKNRLFRSSISGRWDNYDGSGTHARLNWEERFAKGGVGAIITSFVPVHVRGRILPNYAMIDNDDKIPFWKEAVKRVHAHGCKLIMQLSHSGRQRDIPGIENQMNVGLSSTDKMDTFHGLLCRAMTKEDIDEVIGYFTAGARRAREAGLDGIELHASHGYLFTQFLSSGINDRKDDYGGSLENRARFLLETVRAIRREIGDDYHLQVKINAFDENNALYPWEKNGNSVAEYTQICQWLEQEGVDCLHVSAGSLFPHPLVPPGGFPLDVAKWTYGAMISSGVRGYFNYTFFHFRCLRPLFAWLWNRTKKNYPTEGVSAQECGQIKAAVDIPVLNTGGYQNGALIRKVIENGICDGVAIARPLIANPDLPKLLAEGRDEPDKPCTFCNRCLMNAPANPLGCYDLRRFNGDYDAMVNEIMAVYHPSAFTD, from the coding sequence ATGAATAATGACATCATCTTTCAGCCCCTGGCATTCCGCCATTTAACGGTCAAAAACCGCCTTTTCCGCTCCAGCATCTCCGGCCGCTGGGACAATTACGACGGCTCGGGCACCCACGCCAGGCTGAACTGGGAAGAACGCTTCGCCAAGGGCGGCGTCGGCGCCATTATCACGTCGTTTGTGCCGGTTCACGTTCGTGGCCGGATCTTGCCCAACTACGCCATGATTGACAATGACGACAAGATCCCCTTCTGGAAAGAAGCGGTGAAGCGGGTCCACGCCCACGGTTGCAAATTGATTATGCAGCTCAGCCATTCCGGACGCCAGCGCGATATCCCAGGGATAGAAAACCAAATGAATGTGGGCCTGTCATCGACAGACAAGATGGATACTTTCCATGGCCTTTTGTGCCGGGCCATGACGAAAGAGGATATCGACGAGGTCATCGGCTATTTCACCGCCGGCGCGCGCAGGGCCCGGGAAGCGGGTCTCGACGGTATTGAATTGCACGCTTCCCACGGCTATCTGTTTACCCAGTTCCTCAGTTCCGGCATCAACGACCGCAAGGACGACTACGGCGGCAGTCTGGAAAACCGCGCCCGCTTCCTGCTAGAAACCGTGCGCGCCATCCGCCGGGAAATCGGCGACGACTATCACCTGCAAGTCAAAATCAACGCTTTCGACGAGAATAATGCCCTTTATCCCTGGGAGAAGAACGGCAATTCGGTGGCGGAATATACTCAAATCTGCCAATGGCTGGAACAGGAAGGGGTGGACTGCCTGCACGTTTCCGCCGGCAGCCTGTTCCCCCATCCGCTGGTGCCACCCGGCGGGTTCCCCCTGGATGTGGCCAAATGGACCTACGGCGCGATGATTTCCAGCGGGGTACGCGGTTATTTCAACTACACCTTTTTTCACTTCCGCTGTCTGCGGCCGCTCTTCGCCTGGCTCTGGAACCGCACCAAGAAAAACTATCCCACCGAGGGAGTCAGCGCCCAGGAGTGCGGCCAAATCAAGGCGGCCGTCGATATTCCGGTGCTCAATACCGGAGGCTATCAAAACGGCGCCTTGATCCGCAAAGTCATTGAAAATGGGATTTGTGACGGCGTCGCCATCGCCCGCCCCCTCATCGCCAACCCCGACCTGCCCAAGCTACTGGCCGAAGGACGGGACGAACCAGACAAACCCTGCACCTTCTGCAACCGCTGCCTGATGAACGCGCCGGCCAACCCCCTGGGTTGTTATGACCTGCGCCGCTTCAATGGAGATTACGACGCCATGGTGAACGAAATCATGGCTGTGTATCACCCATCCGCCTTTACCGACTGA